Proteins encoded by one window of uncultured Draconibacterium sp.:
- a CDS encoding LuxR C-terminal-related transcriptional regulator, whose amino-acid sequence MEIKILAYIVTFIISSGISALGIMLAYQLYQQNKKPIFTTLLYQQIFLFSFLFYGVWGNISLRLVIADLNISDALSAKLAVFIPIIGIPFMVVSWFMLLKFANNSNGRRFTKTFIFSFFPTFVVLAFALVFLIQKGYILVPQNAADLFVVRILVLLNLVVYMFFLLPYFRKTKEVGLLKETGLDKKTVLIIFAGTVLYSGVMFFFNRFGYISTCISLIILFACNLLLPAIIRLKNQTTLENENMDFQSFCTFYEISKREAEIIQEICSGKSNKAIAEKLFITLQTVKDHNHRIYTKTGVKSRVQLANLVREKTGEN is encoded by the coding sequence ATGGAAATTAAAATTTTAGCATACATTGTAACATTCATTATTTCATCCGGTATTTCGGCTTTGGGAATAATGTTGGCCTACCAGCTTTATCAACAAAACAAGAAGCCAATTTTCACCACTTTGCTTTATCAGCAAATATTCCTGTTCTCCTTTTTATTCTATGGAGTTTGGGGAAATATCAGCCTGCGTTTAGTTATTGCCGATTTAAATATTAGCGATGCATTAAGTGCCAAGTTAGCCGTATTTATACCAATAATTGGAATTCCCTTTATGGTGGTAAGTTGGTTTATGCTTTTAAAGTTTGCCAATAACAGTAACGGACGCAGATTTACAAAAACATTTATTTTTAGCTTCTTTCCTACTTTTGTAGTGTTGGCCTTTGCCCTGGTCTTCCTCATTCAAAAAGGATATATTCTTGTTCCGCAAAATGCCGCCGATCTGTTTGTGGTTCGGATTTTAGTTTTGCTAAACCTGGTTGTTTATATGTTTTTTCTTCTACCGTACTTCAGAAAAACAAAAGAAGTTGGATTGTTAAAAGAAACGGGGCTTGATAAAAAAACAGTACTCATTATTTTTGCCGGTACTGTACTTTATTCCGGAGTAATGTTCTTTTTCAATCGGTTCGGATATATCTCCACCTGTATTTCGTTAATTATTTTGTTTGCTTGCAATTTGCTGCTTCCAGCAATTATTCGTCTAAAAAACCAAACAACACTCGAAAACGAGAATATGGACTTTCAGTCGTTTTGTACTTTTTACGAAATATCGAAACGCGAAGCTGAGATCATTCAGGAAATTTGTAGCGGAAAATCGAACAAAGCAATTGCCGAGAAATTATTTATAACCTTACAAACGGTTAAAGACCACAATCACCGGATATACACAAAAACCGGTGTAAAAAGCCGTGTTCAACTGGCAAATTTGGTTCGTGAAAAAACAGGTGAAAATTAA